tggaacctgtcaccagcatttcactattgaactctactcacccctcgctggccggtgctgtcaaaagtttattgccgttatcccctctcctaaactcctccgaccgtaaataacggtctacaaacatttcacgctctttatggtaataatccggcagtctcgtttgtTCCACTTCTTATACCCACCCACcaccgaaaactggcccgccctgaatgccaaaatctcgtctgagattcCGCTATGGTGTCCCTCTGTGCGTGCGCACTAGAACAGGACATCGTTTCACAATCGGGGGGTTTTATGTGCTGGGGGGGGAgccaaggagctgtcaatcaaaagtaagtaggtggggttaactcggaaagacttgaggaatgaagatatgactcttttttcGAACTAAcctatgactcttttctgctcattagcatatggcacgggaacacaaaaaaactgaatactaaatgtAGAGTACCAACTTAGAAGATATTTATAGGTTACACCAAAATGATTTTCCCCCCACTACCACCagttattgctggtttaataggtgaaatgctggtgatcggttccctttaaggaggatctgtcagtactttattaatgcccaatctcctaactaatctaataggcgctgtgatgCTGATAATTCCAGTGATAATTGTATCCAAAaacttcttattattattttaaaagtttttaAATATGGAACGGAGGCTATACTAGTGAAAGGGGCTAGATTAGTTGccaaagaaatgcagaaaaaacgtGAAACCAGAAAGTGCTTGCAGTGGAGAAAAACGGGTGAGACACAAAAACCACACGGATGCAACAAGGACGTTTATATGGATGAAAGTATGATTTTCAGACGCAAATTGgacactcgtgtgaataaggcccttATACCGGTATTGGTTCAGCACAAATTTTTATGACTTCCACAACAAAGTGCATTTTAatgcatatcttttttttttccatgttttttaccgtgttttattttttaagaggcaGTTTTGAGAATTGTTCCTAGAATTTCAGCTATGGAAAAATGGAAATGTAACAGATTACCCTAAAAATGATTTGTTCCGACCCCCGGCCATATGCGCTATTTGGAACATTATAGAGGGGTTATGGTACCTTTGAAATGTATAGACGGACGCTGCTTCCTCCATCGATAAAAGCCGTTCACGAGAGGTTAGAAAATCTGAACCCGTGGAGAGCAGCTTCTTTTAAAACTGGGGTTCACTTCCATGCAGGCTCACATGGCAGCTGATCGGGGGGCTATTTGTTCCCCCCTGCCATAAGCTCAGCATTGTAAGAGCTGCAGATTAGACTGGGTTGTCCCCACAAACCCTCAACCCAATGTTTTTTTCCGATCTTGACAATGTGGATTGGATGACAGCAGCTGACAGGTCTTCCCTTACCGTGTGCCACAGGGTTGTCCAACTCAGTAGGAGGGCTGTATAGTAGGCGGTCTATAAAATGAACATCTAGGTGCAAAGAAGTCtctatataaagtacacatatttgggacACACTTGGGTACAGATTCAACACCGCCTCGGTATTGTGTGACTACAAGTGCGCTCATGTGTCACTCATCTATTCTGACTTCTCTCTTGAATGTCATATTGATTTACTGTCCTCCAGGTCAATCTAGCTGAGACACATGAGATGTATTGTCCTGCAATGTATTGAGTATCCCCCTTTCCCCCAGATCTAGTCCTGGTAAGCTTGTACAGTACATAGCTGTGCACAGGAGATGCCAACATATGCTaaagagtaaaaaaacaaaaacacagatatGTTCCGTACCTTCTGATTACTTGAAAATTACTGATACTTACTGACactagaaaatttagaaaaaaaaaagttcctgaTGTTAGAAGTATAGCAAATATAAAGattctatctattctatctaatctatctaagctatctatctaatctctacctaatctatctaatctatctaatatAGAATGGTGTTTAGATTTCAAAGATGTAGGGTAGGCTGCGTTATTGTGGCAATGTGTacatgtagcagagcggagttcaACATTTGGCATAATTTCTCAGTAAGCCTGGCGTGTTTTCCCATAGTACCGCATTGCATATCTTAAAGAACTCTAAAACGTAAAAGCatacaaataataatacattCATATAAAAAATGTTCCCTATGGATAAACCTGCAGGATCTATGTGATTAAACCAGGGGTTTTGCTGAAATCTTCCTCTATCTTTGGCTGGTGTCAGCAGTATGCCCCAGTATGACATCATTGCAGAAATCTGGAAAAAGGGGCAGGGCTTAACGTTAATtgactataatggtggcagtctGCTGGGCAATGCTAAAGGACCTGAAACGGGAATCAGTGCAGCTCCAAGTCCAGAATGACACCTGGAATAGGTGAGTCTTATATGTTTGTTGTTTTCATTTACTTTGTGTTGAGTTGAGGCCATTCCACACTGGCAGATGATCGTCTAAGCGAGCACTTTTCAGAAAGGTCATtcctgatcattgtcctgtggAAACATGGCAGCGATTAGCCGGCAAACGCTCGTTTATCAACTGATGGGATCCTTTACTGCGGCCCAAaaaattgttggcagcacatctccccgtctgaacatgggatgtgctgccgacaagatgcaaatggTATGAGGGCGAACGATTAACGCCGGTTGGATCCCCTACTCGTGTTCATTGCTTTATGTAGATATAGAAATGCTGTTGTTGTTGATCGGTATTCGTTACTGGGCAGGAAATTTGTCTGTTAAAAACTACGCCTGTGGTGTAGGGACAACTGTACTATTCCTTTTTAATTTTTgtggaaaaatatttttctacaattttaaaaaaatatatagccgtGGATTCCATCAAGAACCGTTAGTGTGCGTCGTGTGACACCGTCACTTACGGTATTTTTGTTGTGCTGCGCCTACCTGTTTTTAACCGTTTAAAATGTCAGTCAGAAAATGTACCAAAGTTATGGTGCACGctgtttgataaatttggcgcatctagcttGACATGCTAGACACGTTTCTCTTTCTTATACCAacccttggttggcttagtttacgccAGTTTTATGTGCCAAAATTTTGTTGCTTGGCAGCACTTTTTAAGGTGCGTCCCTTTACGCTAGACCATGCCCCCTTGTCAAGTGCaacgcaaaaagtgtctaaaactgtTAATAAATGCGGCTCAATTTAAGACAGAATTCTGGGGTATTTTGACTAGTAAATCGGCCCCATTGTGTGTATAAATCAGTATCCGGGTAACATAGTCTGTGGTCACCATTGCACCTCCAGTGTTGTCAATCCGCACCTCCACATTGGTTGTTACTCAGCTGGTTGTTACAAAGTTCCAGAAAAGGCAAACCTTCCCAATAATGCCGCAATCTAGAAAACCTGTTCTACTGCTGGTACTtttggtactactgctggtaccacATCTATACACTACTACTGATAACTTAGCAGATTCCTTCCAACAAAATGGCCACTCCTATATACAGGATTTAAGAAGCAGGTGAAGGCTAGGTAGTTCCATATTCTCATGTCTCGGGCTGGTGCATATGTGCATAGCTCCATAGCTATCGGGTCATTTCCTATAGTTGTATCTGCTTGCTAGTAATGGTTGCTTTCAGATCTTCATCTAGAATCCACACTGTGTATGTCGTCTGGTCAATGTTAATGGTGATAGatcaaaatgaaaaacaaatattGCTGAGACCATTGTAGTAaactttcctttttttatttttttttattttagatttaagCAAAATCTGAAGGTACCTGCCCTCTCATGGAAGAAAAATTACAGTTTCGAGCCTCTTTAGGTTCCAAGTTACCTACATTTGGTGGACCCAAGTCCTCAGGAAGCTTCTTTCAGCGGGCACCCAATGGCACACATTCTACTTTGTTAAGTAGATCAAACCTTGTTGGGGAGAAGCACAGTGATCATGACAGGACATCAGGAGTTTCGCTGAATTGGAGAAAACTAAAATCTCAACAAAATGACCAGATTTCTAGAGAACTTCCTAATGCTATCACAGAGAAAAGGTTTTCTCAGTACCAGATAGCAGCGGGAAAAGATCTGCATAGACTGGGTATAACCAAACCCGTGAAGCAAAGCAACATGTTATTGTCACAAAAAGAGGACCAAAATGAAAATGAAATGTCAAATTCAAGTAAATTTTCGAAGGGTACACAATTTGGAAGGGTTCCCTATTCTGGGCTCAATGGCTGTAAAGCTCCGGTTAATGAATTTTACACAAACAAGTCCCCAACAGGTTTACATAGACCAAGAGCTAATTCTGCTACAAGTAGAATCTTTCCAAGTAAAGCGTTGTCCGCAGAGAATAAACCTTTATCTAATGTAAGAAGATCACAGAGTTTTTCCCATTCCATTCAGAGTTCCTTGCTTCCAAATTCAGCTTTGACCAGGTCTCATTCATTTAATCGAGAAGTAGATCCAACCAGGCCTTACCAGTCGCATCATATACCCATGCAAACCGCTCTGAGACCGAACGCTCTAACAAGGACTGTGAAGCAATATGGGCTGTCCAATGGTAATGACTCACAAATGAAGTCTAGTTTTGCCAGGACATATTGTGTAGGGTCTTCTCTTGGTCTAAGGAAACCCGGCTTGTCAAATGATCCTGCTGTAACCGGTCCCTTGGGTTACAGATTGAGCCGTCCATCTCTACAGAAAACAAACCGATTACATTTGAACAGGGAGAACCTCTGCATCAACAATAAAGGTCCTTCTGCCGCCCCAGTAATGGACAAAATAGGACCATCGTCAAATGGAACCTGCCAAGAAAAGGACCGACCGAACAAGGACGTCGCAGAAGATTTCGATGTTGAGAATTGTTCTTCTTGTGAGAACTTGGATGAACAAAACTGCATAGAAAGTTATTACAGTGAGGATGTTGATGAGCTGTCCATTTCTTCCTTGTCATCCTCCGACAAGAATGACCTAAGTGAAGATTTTAGTGATGATTTCATAGATTTGGAAGAGGAGAATAAGACTGTTATTGATGTAGAACCTGAGGACAACGTGCCGGACAAACCAGAAGAATTATTGGCGGAATTGCTGGACAAGAGTCAGATTGATATCAATCACTCAGATGAATGGATAGGTGTGAATATTTCAGGTAAATTTCCTTATCTAGTTTTACCTTCTTCAATTCGTAAAAAGGTACATAGGGCGTCTCATATGCTACTCTTAGACTGAAGCCCTCTGGAGTAAGAGGCGACAATTGTCTTACCTCATAATAAATTTCTTGCATCTTGGGCTGTCCATGCGCCACACAGGGAAATCTACACCAGTCACCAGCTGGCATAGATTTACGCAATCCTTTTCCATTTCGTTGTGTAAGATAccaatgtagccatctttatcttgactcttcacacattaaatacacagtggaagaaactttaacttgacacttcaatgattttcaatggcttttgttgtgtgatattaggCTGCAGCAAGATACAGTTGGCTACG
The nucleotide sequence above comes from Rhinoderma darwinii isolate aRhiDar2 chromosome 11, aRhiDar2.hap1, whole genome shotgun sequence. Encoded proteins:
- the CCSER2 gene encoding serine-rich coiled-coil domain-containing protein 2 isoform X4 yields the protein MEEKLQFRASLGSKLPTFGGPKSSGSFFQRAPNGTHSTLLSRSNLVGEKHSDHDRTSGVSLNWRKLKSQQNDQISRELPNAITEKRFSQYQIAAGKDLHRLGITKPVKQSNMLLSQKEDQNENEMSNSSKFSKGTQFGRVPYSGLNGCKAPVNEFYTNKSPTGLHRPRANSATSRIFPSKALSAENKPLSNVRRSQSFSHSIQSSLLPNSALTRSHSFNREVDPTRPYQSHHIPMQTALRPNALTRTVKQYGLSNGNDSQMKSSFARTYCVGSSLGLRKPGLSNDPAVTGPLGYRLSRPSLQKTNRLHLNRENLCINNKGPSAAPVMDKIGPSSNGTCQEKDRPNKDVAEDFDVENCSSCENLDEQNCIESYYSEDVDELSISSLSSSDKNDLSEDFSDDFIDLEEENKTVIDVEPEDNVPDKPEELLAELLDKSQIDINHSDEWIGVNISVQNESETSESPYVENRISPDMDYRDPSSLELSPSDSSDGTYMWDEEGLEPIGNVHACGSYESSEMNSLDILNNLDSCDLEDDDLMLDVDLPEDTTCDMGRGENMSHFERTERSLRQQQQVFWKRAPPRLNGQEQYHLSNPEQYHNGRSSRFLESPTDHRESYGSPNFYPQSPRSTQMMGFRDSTVILDEMTLCHMVQDCTTVKTQLLKLKRLLQQEDDDESPLQEVQKSVPTTPEPQETDTLLRTEDLLREIKQLKEESKKKDETIKQLQQQLKTTCKCQKENQDSKGVKPKQNDKYTQTNWRRSSTISF
- the CCSER2 gene encoding serine-rich coiled-coil domain-containing protein 2 isoform X3, whose amino-acid sequence is MEEKLQFRASLGSKLPTFGGPKSSGSFFQRAPNGTHSTLLSRSNLVGEKHSDHDRTSGVSLNWRKLKSQQNDQISRELPNAITEKRFSQYQIAAGKDLHRLGITKPVKQSNMLLSQKEDQNENEMSNSSKFSKGTQFGRVPYSGLNGCKAPVNEFYTNKSPTGLHRPRANSATSRIFPSKALSAENKPLSNVRRSQSFSHSIQSSLLPNSALTRSHSFNREVDPTRPYQSHHIPMQTALRPNALTRTVKQYGLSNGNDSQMKSSFARTYCVGSSLGLRKPGLSNDPAVTGPLGYRLSRPSLQKTNRLHLNRENLCINNKGPSAAPVMDKIGPSSNGTCQEKDRPNKDVAEDFDVENCSSCENLDEQNCIESYYSEDVDELSISSLSSSDKNDLSEDFSDDFIDLEEENKTVIDVEPEDNVPDKPEELLAELLDKSQIDINHSDEWIGVNISVQNESETSESPYVENRISPDMDYRDPSSLELSPSDSSDGTYMWDEEGLEPIGNVHACGSYESSEMNSLDILNNLDSCDLEDDDLMLDVDLPEDTTCDMGRGENMSHFERTERSLRQQQQVFWKRAPPRLNGQEQYHLSNPEQYHNGRSSRFLESPTDHRESYGSPNFYPQSPRSTQMMGFRDSTVILDEMTLCHMVQDCTTVKTQLLKLKRLLQQEDDDESPLQEVQKSVPTTPEPQETDTLLRTEDLLREIKQLKEESKKKDETIKQLQQQLKTTCKCQKENQDSKGVKPKQNDKYTQTNWRRSSSGYSAPSFSPWQGPYQGSPRTGPPHRRQTSNTTAFHQHPQFYRPHHGKINSTSTYRAPKYT
- the CCSER2 gene encoding serine-rich coiled-coil domain-containing protein 2 isoform X2 translates to MEEKLQFRASLGSKLPTFGGPKSSGSFFQRAPNGTHSTLLSRSNLVGEKHSDHDRTSGVSLNWRKLKSQQNDQISRELPNAITEKRFSQYQIAAGKDLHRLGITKPVKQSNMLLSQKEDQNENEMSNSSKFSKGTQFGRVPYSGLNGCKAPVNEFYTNKSPTGLHRPRANSATSRIFPSKALSAENKPLSNVRRSQSFSHSIQSSLLPNSALTRSHSFNREVDPTRPYQSHHIPMQTALRPNALTRTVKQYGLSNGNDSQMKSSFARTYCVGSSLGLRKPGLSNDPAVTGPLGYRLSRPSLQKTNRLHLNRENLCINNKGPSAAPVMDKIGPSSNGTCQEKDRPNKDVAEDFDVENCSSCENLDEQNCIESYYSEDVDELSISSLSSSDKNDLSEDFSDDFIDLEEENKTVIDVEPEDNVPDKPEELLAELLDKSQIDINHSDEWIGVNISVQNESETSESPYVENRISPDMDYRDPSSLELSPSDSSDGTYMWDEEGLEPIGNVHACGSYESSEMNSLDILNNLDSCDLEDDDLMLDVDLPEDTTCDMGRGENMSHFERTERSLRQQQQVFWKRAPPRLNGQEQYHLSNPEQYHNGRSSRFLESPTDHRESYGSPNFYPQSPRSTQMMGFRDSTVILDEMTLCHMVQDCTTVKTQLLKLKRLLQQEDDDESPLQEVQKSVPTTPEPQETDTLLRTEDLLREIKQLKEESKKKDETIKQLQQQLKTTCKCQKENQDSKGVKPKQNDKYTQTNWRRSSSGYSAPSFSPWQGPYQGSPRTGPPHRRQRVEELVHYFSDKACLKYYSVPSAPPILQTTPREN